A portion of the Bombina bombina isolate aBomBom1 chromosome 11, aBomBom1.pri, whole genome shotgun sequence genome contains these proteins:
- the LOC128642466 gene encoding LOW QUALITY PROTEIN: annexin A11-like (The sequence of the model RefSeq protein was modified relative to this genomic sequence to represent the inferred CDS: inserted 1 base in 1 codon): MSYPGYPPMSGFPPIPTANNPWGAPGGNPPPLGLDSMAATFGQQYNPQSYMQNSGYPPAGFGGMNPGPGMYPQTAGGGYGAPPGGGYGAPQPGQPQVPSYGLFPPASGGQQPQMPGYNQGYPSAPLPGQPMPSHGHPQMPMPGQQPMPVPGQPPMGMPGQPPMTYPSQQPVPSYPAGPAVNPSMPSYPSPGMPAVTPGKVAKRGTITDAPNFDPLRDAEVLRKAMKGFGTDEQAIIEXSNKQRLQIALSFKTAYGKDLIKDLKSELSGNFEKAVLAMLKAPSVYDAYEIHEAIKGAGTDEACIIEILSSHSNAEIQEINRVYKTEFKKTLEQAIKSDTSGHFQRLLISLSQGNRDESSHVDMTLVQRDVQELFAAGENRLGTDESKFNAILCARSRPHLNAVFSEYQRMCNRDLEKSICREMSGDLESGMLAVVKCLKNTQAFFAERLHKAMKGAGTKDKTLILIMVSRSEVDLLDIRTEYKRLYGKSLYTDITGDTSGDYRKMLLKLCGGND; the protein is encoded by the exons ATGAGTTATCCAGGTTATCCTCCTATGAGCGGCTTTCCCCCAATCCCCACAGCTAATAATCCATGGGGGGCACCTGGAGGGAACCCTCCTCCTCTTGGACTCGATAGCATGGCGGCTACCTTTGGTCAGCAGTACAACCCACAGAGCTATATGCAAAACTCAGGGTATCCTCCAGCTGGTTTTGGAGGTATGAATCCAGGCCCAGGAATGTACCCACAGACTGCAGGTGGTGGATATGGGGCACCTCCAGGTGGTGGATATGGGGCACCACAGCCTGGTCAACCACAAGTTCCTTCCTATGGATTGTTCCCACCAGCTAGTGGAGGCCAACAGCCACAGATGCCAGGATATAATCAAGGATATCCCTCAGCGCCCCTGCCTGGTCAGCCAATGCCATCACATGGGCATCCGCAAATGCCAATGCCTGGTCAGCAACCCATGCCAGTGCCTGGACAACCACCAATGGGCATGCCTGGACAGCCTCCAATGACCTACCCAAGCCAGCAACCTGTTCCAAGTTATCCTGCAGGACCAGCTGTAAATCCTTCTATGCCATCGTACCCATCCCCAGGAATGCCAGCTGTCACTCCAGGGAAGGTTGCGAAACGAGGAACCATAACAGATGCACCAAACTTTGATCCACTTAGAGATGCTGAAGTGCTCAGAAAAGCCATGAAAGGATTTGGAACAGATGAACAGGCCATTATAG TGTCAAATAAACAGAGACTGCAGATTGCACTATCCTTTAAAACGGCCTATGGAAAGGATTTAATAAAAGACCTGAAGTCTGAGCTTTCTGGAAACTTTGAGAAGGCAGTCCTAGCGATGTTGAAAGCGCCTTCAGTTTATGATGCTTATGAAATCCATGAAGCCATTAAGGGTGCCGGCACAGATGAGGCTTGCATCATAGAGATCCTGTCATCACACAGTAATGCAGAGATCCAGGAAATCAACAGGGTGTACAAAACAGAATTTAAGAAGACACTGGAACAGGCTATTAAGAGTGACACTTCCGGTCACTTCCAGAGACTGTTGATTTCACTCTCTCAGGGGAACCGAGACGAGAGCAGCCATGTGGACATGACATTAGTCCAACGTGATGTCCAAGAGCTGTTTGCAGCTGGGGAGAATCGCCTGGGCACAGATGAGTCCAAGTTCAACGCCATCTTGTGTGCTAGAAGCAGACCACATCTAAATGCAGTTTTCTCTGAATACCAGAGGATGTGCAACCGTGACCTTGAGAAAAGTATCTGTCGTGAGATGTCAGGGGATCTAGAGAGTGGCATGCTGGCAGTCGTGAAGTGCCTTAAAAACACTCAAGCATTCTTCGCTGAACGTCTTCACAAAGCAATGAAGGGCGCTGGCACAAAAGACAAGACGCTGATCCTTATCATGGTGTCGCGCAGTGAGGTGGATTTGCTGGATATTCGCACAGAGTACAAGAGGCTTTATGGAAAGTCCCTGTACACAGATATCACGGGCGACACATCTGGAGATTACCGGAAGATGCTTCTGAAGCTTTGTGGTGGGAACGATTAA